AAGAAAAAGGCAAGGATTATAAAAGCTGTTCCCAAATGAGTCATAAAAAGGTAAAGAAAGCCAGCCTTTAGAACTTCTTCTTTCTCTTCACTGATAACTAACAGGAAGGAAGATAGAGACATAAGCTCCCAAAAAAACAGAAAGCTTATAACATCGTTACTGAAGATGGTAAAAAACATGGATAGCATGAACACGGAAAGAAATAAGAAAAAGTGAGGTTTATCTTGGAACGCCTTCCCATAAGACAGCGTGTATAAAGAGATGTAAAAGGATACAAAAAGAAGTATGCAGGAAAAGTAAAGAGGGATGCTTTCAAGCCTGAAGGAGAAGGATAAAAAGCCAAGAGGTACTGTAAAGTAATTGGGGAGGGTAAGTATGAAAAGCAGCATAAGCAGTGAGGTAAATAAAGGGCTATAAATAAGAACAGACAATATCTTCTTAGGTAAGCTTTCTTCCATTTTTTTATATTGTACCACAAAATCGTGCTAAAATAGTTTTGAAAAATGTATCTGGAGGAAGAGATATCCGAGACGGAAATTTATGGCAAGGTTGAAAGCATTATAAAAAAAGGTGGATATCTGCTTAGCATAGTTTGTAGCGACGAGAGGGCTTTAGGAGAAGATTTTGTTATAAGATACTTCTTCAGGGAGGAGGGAATTAAGGTTTTGAAACTTTGCGTAGGAACTAAATTTCCATCCATAACTTCTTTATGCCCAGCTGCTAAAAACTACGAGAGGGAAATAAGGGATATGTTTGGATTGGTGCCAGAAGGACATCCTGACAGTAGGAGTCTTATGCTATATCCAGAGAACTGGGACCCCTCCATACACCCTCTACGGAAGGATTACGATGGTAAAAAACCTGAGTTTAAGAAATACGGCATATATAGATATAAAGAGGTTTTTGGTGAAGGCATTAACAAAGTTCTCGTAGGTCCTATACATGCAGGTATCATCGAGCCAGGACACTTTAGATTTTCCCTCGCTGGCGAAGCCATACTACAGCTGGAGATAAGACACTTTTGGAAACACAGAGGTGTAGAAAAGGTATGTGAGGGGAAAAATCCAGAAGAGGCCCTTAGGATAGTCAGCCGTATATCTGGGGACAACGCGGTCAATATATCCCTCGCATACTTGAATGCGGTGGAAACCCTTTTGGGTATAAAGCTTTCCCAAAGAGTGAGTTATCTAAGATGTGTCCTTGCAGAGCTTGAAAGAATCTGGAACCATGTTAGGGATTTAGGTTGGCTATTTATGGACATAGGCTTTCCTCTACCAGCCCAGCACTTATTTTCCATTCAAGAACAGCTTATGAGATTGAACAAGGTAATTACTGGACACAGGTTTATGTTTGACGCCTTCTCTATAGGTGGTGTGAATGTAAAAATAGAAGATGAAGAGAAGAGATTGATAGATAAAATGCTTACACTGGTGGAGAAAGAAACAAAAGAGGTTGAAAGGTTTGCCATAGAAACACCATCGGTTAGAGATAGATTTGAAACAACCGGTAGGATTTTCAGAAAAACGGCGATGGAATTATCTTTGTGTGGAGTTTGTGCCAGAGCATCAGGCTTAAAAAGGGACACAAGAGTGGAGTTACCCTATTTAGCGTACAAAGATTTTGATGTAAATGTACCTATAAGCGAGCAAGGTGATGTTATGGCAAGGTTTATGATAAGGGTTGAGGAAATTTACCAATCGGTAAATCTTATAAGAGGCTTTTTAGAAAATCTTCCCAATGATAATGCAGAGAAGCAAAACTTACTTTTTCCTTACTCATGGAGTGTGGGCAACGCTGAAACCCCAAGAGGTAATGCCTTTTTCTTTGTGATGCTTGATGAGAAAGGTAATATATACAGGTTAAAGTACACAGACCCATCTTTTAGAAATTGGCCTGCTATACAGTATGCAGTTCTTGGGGATATAATAGCAGACTTTCCTCTTGTAAATAAAAGTATGAACCTCTCTTATTCGGGGAACGATCTTTAAGGAGGTGAAGCGTGTTTTTTCTTTTGAAAAGATCCTTCCGGGTGAAGACAGAAGATTTAAAGGTGAAACATAAAAAGGTCATTAGTCTATTTATAAGAGAAGTGGATACAGGTTCGTGTAATGCTTGCGAGATTGAAGTAGCAAATCTTAACAACCCATACTACGATGTAGAAAGATTTGGCATAAAGTTTGTCGCCTCACCCAAACATGCCGATGTTTTGCTCATAACAGGATGCGTTACAAGAAACATGTTGATACCTATGATAAAAGCTTATGAAAATGCTCCCGCTCCGAAGTTTGTATTGACCGTTGGGGACTGCACCGCTGAATGCCCCTACTTCAAAGATTCTTACGCAGTAGAGGGTCCTGTATCAAAACACTTGCCTGTACATGTACATGTACCAGGCTGTCCTCCTGAACCAGCACAGGTAATAGAAGGTCTTTTAAAGCTGAGTCATTTTGCAGATAAAGACTTATAAAATGGGCGATGGAGGACTTGAACCTCCGACCTCCATCGTGTGAGGATGGCGCTCTACCTCTGAGCTAATCGCCCTCAATGGTATTATTATACAAAAGGTGAGGGAAAAGTGTATGCCTGTTTGCTACATTTCCTTTGGAAGCAATTGGGGAGATAGAGTGCAGAACATACTAAAAGCTATCTCTTTAGTGGCAAATTTGGGAAATCTGGAGGCTGTATCCACTGTATATGAGAGTCTGCCATGGGGTATAGAAAACCAGCCACCTTTCTTAAATGGCGTTCTAAAGTTAAATACCAACCTTGGGCCTATAAGACTTCTGAAGGAGCTAAAGGAGATAGAAAGGTACATAGGAAGAAAGGAACGCTACAGATGGGGTCCCAGAGAGATTGATTTGGATATTTTACTTTACGATGGCTATATTTTAATGCTCAGTTTTTTAAGGATACCCCATCCGTATATGCTGGAGAGGGACTTTGTACTTTTCCCTCTCCTTGAGCTGGACGAAAACCTCATTCACCCCACTTTAGGACAGCCCATAAAGCTCTTTGCCCAAAGTCTTAAAAACAACCTCAAACCCTACGCCTGTATCACTTCTTACTTTTTACATACTGCTCCCAATTCTCGGGTGTAAAGGGTGAGATCTGTCTAAGAAGCTTTATAATCTTGGGAAATTCTTCTATTACATAGTCCACATCCTCTTCCGTATTGTCCCTGCCAAAGCTAAAAACCAGCGATCCGTTGGCTACCTCCTTTGGCACACCTACTGCAAAAAGTACATGCGATTGCTTGAGTGCCAAAGAGACGCAAGCGGAACCTGAAGCGGTTTCTATACCCATAAGGTCAAGTCTTAAAAGCATAGCCTCGCCTTCAATCAAATGCACTATCAGAGATAGGTGATGTGGAAGCCTTTGAGTTGGATGTCCCGTAAATTCAATGTAATCAAGCCTTTCTTCAAGAGCTTTTCTTAACTTATCCCTGTAATGGGAAAGTCTTGTCATCCTATCCTGGAGTTCCTTCATGGTTAGCTCTGCGGCGGCACCAAAGCCTACTATACCTGGTACGTTTTCCGTACCGGCCCTTACACCTCTTTCCTGCGTACCACCTTCTATTAAGGGTCTTATTTTCACTCCCTTTCTTGTCCACAGAGCACCCACGCCCTTGGGTCCATACATGAGGTGTGCGGTAAAAGATGCAGCATCCACACCCCAGTCCTTTACATCTACAGGATAATGTCCGAGCGTTGGTGCGGCATCCGTATGGAATATAACTTTGGGATTCTTAGACTTTGCTGCCTGAACAAGACTCTTTATATCCTGAACAGTGCCTATCTCTCTGTTGGAGTGGCCTATACTCACAAGGACTGTGTCTGTCCTTACTGCCTCGCTTACCTGATCCGGATGTATGAGACCGTATCTATCTGGCTTTAGGTAGGTAACTTCCCAGCCCTTTCTCTCTAAGGTTTTTAGAGGGTGCAAAACTGAGTGGTGCTCTATCTCGGTGGATACTATGTGTCTGCCCTTCTTTTCGTAAGCTTCCGCTATTCCCTTTATTGCCAAGTTGTTGGCTTCTATACCACCCGAGGTGAAAACTATTTCTTCAGGGCTATTGGCATTTATGAGCGTTGCTATCTTTTCCCTCGCAGAGTTTATAGCTTTTTTGGTGACCTGACCAAAGCTGTGAAGGGATGTGGGATTTCCAAAATGCTCTCTAAAGTAAGGAAGCATAGCCTCCAGAACTTCCTGTGCAACAGGTGTGGTAGCAATGTGGTCAAGATAAACTACCCTCTGACCTACCTTTTTTATAAACATGCTTTACCTCCTTAAAATTCTCTCTGAAACAAGCTTTGCTATGGCATAAAAAGCTTTGGAAACTTCTGACTCAGGATTGGTAAGAGTAATAGGCATACCTGTATCGGATGTTTCTGCCACCTGTGGGTCCATGGGTATAGAGCCAAGAACCTGCAGCTGGTACGCTCTGACAAACTCCAAAACCTTACCCTTACCAAAAACATAGTATTTGTTGCCGCTTTCTGGACAGATAAAGTAAGCCATGTTTTCTATAACACCAAGCACCGGCACATTTACCTCCTTAAACATGGCTGTTGCCTTTTTCACATCAGCCAGAGCTACATCCTGAGGTGTGGTAACTACTATGGCTCCCGTCATATCCACATTCTGGGCAAGCGTCAATTGTACATCTCCTGTTCCCGGAGGAAGGTCAAGAACAAGATAGTCAAGGTTTCCCCAGTTTACATCAAAGAGAAATTGCGTAAGAGCTTTCATGAGCATGGGACCTCTCCAGATAACGGGCGTGTCTTCCGAAGGCAATAGAAAGCCTATGGAGAGTATCTTTATACCGTATTTTTCTATGGGTATTAGCCTGTTTCTTTCATCTACATGTACTCTCTCACCTTTTACACCAAAGAGGGTGGGGATGCTGGGACCGTATATATCCGCATCCAGAAGACCAACTTGGTATCCAAGTTTTGAGAGAGCTACCGCCAAGTTAGCTGCCACTGTTGACTTACCAACTCCTCCCTTTCCACTGCCTACCGCTATGAGGTGTTTAACGCCTTCAACTCTTCTTCTTGTAAATGCTGGCTGTCCAAAAGCTGGTGGCACTTCAGGGACACCCTCCACAAACCTTATGTTTACATTTTTTACATCTGGCAAGTTTTCAAGGGCTTGATAGGTTTTTCGCCTTATTTCCTCCTCAAGCTCCTTTTTGGGGAGCCTGTAGACTACCTCAAGGGAAGAGCCTATGAGTTTAATGTCCTTTATCAGTTCAGTCAGTTTAGTGTTGTCTACGCTCGCTTCCCTCAGGGCGTCCATTATGTCCTTTACTGCCATGCTATCCTCCTTATTTTGAAATATAATTTATTTTGTGAAGGTTGATATGAGAATAATCAAATCAACTGGGGAAAGGCTATGAATTATGTATCCCAGATCCTAAGCTACATAAGTAGTACACCTGATATAACCGAAATATACCTTGTTCCCAAGGCTCCACCTGTTGATAAGAAAGATGGTAAGCTCATAAAGATAACGGACAATGTGTTTACTCCTGAGGATGTAAGGGACACTCTTTTAGCCTTGAAAAGCTATGCATCCCCCCTTTTGGGTCCTCTGGGAAGTGAAGGCACCTTCTCTTTTGGCATACAAAATGTAGGAAGGTTGAGGGTGAGTTATGTAACCCAGCGAGGAAGTTATGTGGTAAACATAGTTAAAATCCCTTATCAAGTACCGCTTTTAGAAAATGTGTGTCAAGACCCCAAGACAGTTCAGCACATAGATGAGCTGATAAGACTTTACACTTCTGGCATTGTGCTTGTACTTGGTAATAGCCATGCAAGAGTGAGTACCTTTGTATACTCTTTCCTTCAACACATATCCAGAAACTACCAAAAGATCATCCTCGTTCTTGAAAAACCCCTTTCATTCCTTCTCAAGCACGACAAGTCCTTGGTTATACAGAGAGAGGTAGGTTTGGATACGCCTACCTTTGAAGAAGGACTCAGAGATGTAGCTTATGTCAATCCAGACATAGTGTATGTAAGCTACAGGGAGATCCTTCTGGCGGAAGAGGTCCTTCACATAATAAATGTGGTGGACCTGAATACTCTGGTAATATTTCACTCACCTTACATGAGTGAGGAAGCTGTTTTAAAAAGCTTTGAGAGACATAAGAAATTGGTTAGGTCTGTTATAAAGGTTGGTCCATCCGATGATGGAAAGCTAAGTATTGCCATTACAAACACAGCACCTTAGGCATTGGGAAACCGTTAAAGTTGGAAGCGTAGACAGTAGTGTATGCTCCTGCGGAGAGGATGTAGAGGTGATCACCCACCTCAGGCTCTGGAAGAGCTACCATTTTGGCTATAACATCCATACTGTCGCACGACACACCTCCTATTGTCCACTCTTTTAGCTCTCCTTCCCTGTCTATATAGAAGGGATACCTTATACCCCCAAGAGCCTCTGCCAGACCGTTGAAGACACCCGTATCCACATAAAGCCAATTCTCATCATTTCTCTTAGCCTTTCCTATGATCCTTGTTATCATGATGCCTTGATCGCCCACTATCCCTCTACCTGGTTCTATCTGCAGTTCGTGAGGGGGGTTTGGGAAGAACTTTTGTAAAAGCCCCTTTATGTAATAAGCTATGTCCTCTATCCTGAGGGCTTCATAAGTGTACTTGACAGGTATGCCCCCACCCATGTTGAGCATCTGAAGCCTAAAGCCTCTCCTTTTTGCCTTTTCCCAAAGCTCCGCAGATTTTCTTATGGCTATAAACCAGTTTCTGTAGTTGTTGCACTGAGAGCCTACATGAAAGGTAATGCCGTAAGGTACAAGCCCTTTCTCCCTCGCATACTCAAGTATATCAATGGCAGTATCCACATCAACACCAAACTTCTTAGAGAGTGGCCAATCACTACCCTCGTTGGGAACTACTAACCTAACATACACCCTTGCCCGCTTTGCCACCTTAGCTATTTTTTCCACCTCTGTAAAGGAATCCACCGCGAAACGATTTACATGGACAGAGTAAGCGTAATCTATAAACTCCTCTGACTTTACAGGATTGCTGGAGATGATCCTTTCAGGCTCAACTTTCAGGCTAAGCACCTTTTTTAGCTCCTCCAAAGATGCTACCTCAAAACCTGAACCTTTCTCTGATAGCGCTTTTATTACACTCGTATGGTCGTTAGCTTTCACCGCATAGTATATTCTGAAGTTGGGCATGTAAAGCTCTATCTCTTTATACCTGCGCTTTATACCTTCAAGGTCCAGAAGCAAGAGGGGGGTTTCTTGGGGCTTTAGGTAAGGCTGAAGGTGAAGTCTTTGGGAGATAAACTCCTCAAAGTATCTTTTGGCAAACTGGAACTGAAGCTCCCGCCGGTCTAAGGACTCTTTAACCATAATGGAAGTAATAATAATCTCTTTTTACAGGAAGGAAAGTGCCTGTTTTCTCTGCAGACATGCTGCACACTCACCGCAGGGAGGCTCTGTTCCTACATAGCACGAGTAAGTTTTTTCAAAAGGCACTCCCAGGTCTCTACCAATAAGGGCTATGTCTCTTTTGGACATTCCCAAAAAGGGTGCGTAGATGTGTATTCTTTTTTTGGTCTTTGCCACAAAGATGGAAGAGGCATTAACGGCTGCTTCTGCTGAGGTTATGAATTCTGGCCTGCAGTCAGGGTAAGGACTATCAAGGGCATGAACGCCTATACCTATGTGGTCTATCTCTAAGGTGTCCGCAAAAGAAGCTGCTATAGATATAAAGGTGAGGTTTCTCATAGGTACTGTGGTGATGGGAGGCTCTTCTTGAGGATACTCTCCCTTCGGTATGGATGCCTCTTGGTCTAAGAGGGCTGATCCCTTTAGGACACTGTAATGAGGCACCTCAACTATAAAATGTTCTTCCACCTGCGCCATTTTTGCAAGGTCCTTTGCGTACTTTATCTCCACTCTGTGCCTCTGACCGTAATCAAAGGAGATGGCATAAATCTTATCAAACTCTTTCTTGGAAAGCCACAAGAGAGTGGCGCTGTCCATTCCTCCAGAAAGTAGCACCAGTACACTCTTCATTTTTACCTTATGCCGGAGGCGGGAGTCGAACCCGCACGCCCTTTCGGGCGGGGGATTTTGAATCCCCTGCGTCTGCCAGTTCCGCCACTCCGGCTCTCTTAAAAAAAGATTATAGACTATCCTAAGCTGGCCATGCCAGTTATGTAATCAGCTACAGTAGTTGCCGCAATGGACCTGGGTTTGACAACAGGTTTTAGTCCTTGAGCTAACACATAACCTATAGCTTCTTTGAGTATTACGCTTGAGTTGTGTTCAGGATTGGGATTTATGTCTAAATGCACCTCAAAGGGTCTATTTCCTATAACTTCTGAAATCTCAAGAGCCATAAAAACCGCTCTGCTTACTTCCTCCATCAGCCTCTGCCGTAAGGATCTTATCCTTTTGACTCTTTCTGTACGCCAGAAAATCTTTGCTCCTCTGCACGAATCTATATGTACCACCACAACGGTAACAAAAACAGTCTTTTCCCTCACTTGTCTTGAATCACAACCCACATATACAGCAGTTCTCTCTGATGTACTTTTTATAAACTCCTTGACCTCCTCCATGTCCTTTATTAAGGGCATGTCTTCATACCCCTCTTTTAAAGTCTACATTCTTTACCCAAGAGGGTTTAAAGAGTATCCAGTCTTTTAGGTTTTCAGGGCTCCTTGAGTAGCACACTTCGCAAAGGAGACCTTCTTTGGTTAGCTTGGAGTTATCATCACAGCACTCGCTTAAGTTCCAAAACTCGTAATTGTCGTGGAAGACAAGCTTCTTACAGCTTACGCATTCGTAAAGGGTAAAACCCTTTGAGCTGAGGAAGGATGCCACATCTTCCTCCTCGGGCAGCTCTTCCACATCAAGAATCCTCTTTAGGAACTCCTTCTGTTGGTGCGTCAGCTCATGTATCTTCACATCAAATAATAATAGAACATAAAGCACCAAAAGGCAAATGCTTTTGGTTTATAATTTCCTTCAGATGATCAGAGCCTTCGTGGGTTTTTTTACCACAAAGAGATTGCAAGAGCATGTGGAAAAGCTTGAAAAACAGACAGAGCATTTTATAAGGGGCAAGTGGGTAGAACCGCAAAATCTTCATATGACTTTTCAATTCTTAGGTGATGTTGAGGAGGAAAAACTTATGGACATTATCAAAAATATGCAAACCATCGTACAAAAATACAAACCCATACATGTAAGGTATAAATCTTTGGGCGTATTTCCTTCCTTGGACAAGGCAAGAGTGCTTTGGGTGGGTGTTGCAGAGGGTGCTAACCATCTTAAAGACCTTGCCAGAGAGATAACTAAAGCCAACAGAAGGTCAGGCATAAGGGAGGAGGGCAAACCCTTTCATCCTCATGTTACCCTATGCAGGATAAAGGAGTTTGATCGCAGAAAGCTTAGAGAGCTTCTAAAACAGCACGAAAACACAAATTTTGGAGAGGATACTGTTGATCGTATAGCCTTGGTTAAAAGCTCGCTGAGCTCAGTAGGTCCCGTATATACTATCTTGGAGGAGTTTTACTTTTATGGATAGGCTCACATATAGGTCTGCAGGTGTGGACGTGCAGAAGGCTGAAGAGTTTGTAGATTACATAAAGGATAAAGTAAAGCACCTTTCAAAAAGCGTTTTGCTGTGGGGAGCATTTTCAAGCGGTCTTGAAATAAAAGGATACAAACAGCCTGTGATTATGATGTCCGCTGACGGCGTTGGTACTAAGCTGAAGGTGGCTCAGCATGTAGGCATTCACGACAGCATAGGCATTGACCTTGTTGCCATGAATGTAAACGATGTGATAACCTCAGGCGCAGAGCCTATAGCTTTTCTTGATTACATAGCTACTGGAAAGATAGAGCTTGAAGTTCTCAAGAGGGTGATGGATGGCATAATTGATGGGTGTAAAAAAGCTCATGTGCCTTTGGTGGGGGGAGAGACGGCAGAAATGCCTGACTTTTATCCAGAAGGTGTTTATGACCTTGCCGGTTTTTGCGTAGGAGTTTGTGAAAAAGGTCAGCTTATAACCGGTGAGGACATAAAAGAAGGAGATGTTTTGGTGGGTCTTCCCTCCTCCGGTTTTCACTCCAACGGGTACTCTCTCATAAGGAAGGTGCTGGCGCAAAGGGGTATAGATTACAAGGAAAGGATAGAAGAATTTGGGAAAAGTGTATACGAGATACTTCTTGAGCCTACGCGCATATACGCTGAGGACATAAGAAAGCTCAGAGGCAAAGTTAGCATAAAGGGTATGGCACACATAACTGGCGGAGGCATAAGGGGGAATCTTATAAGAATTCTGCCAGAGGGTGTAAGGGCTGTGGTGGAGAAGTCTCTAATACCAAGAAACGAGATTTTTTACTGGATAAAGGAGCTTGGCAATATAGAAGAGGAGGAGATGTATAAGACCTTCAACATGGGATTGGGCTTTGTTCTGGTGGTGGGAAAGGAAGATGTTAAAAAGGTGAGGGACCTTGTTAAGGATGCCTTTGTGTGTGGGTACATAGAGGAGGGTAAAAGAGATGTCCTGCTTGTTTAAAAAGGTGCTTTTGTCTTCTGCCATCTTTGTGTCTTTATCCTTTGGTCAGGTTATACAGAAGGTGGAAATAATGGGGGCTAAGTATGTGCCTGACGAAGTTATAAAGGCTCTCATAAAAGCAAGGGAAGGTCTAACTTACACACCCGACCTGGTGAGAGAGGACATAAGGAGGTTATACAGGACCGGCTTCTTTGACAGGGTGGAGGTTTACGAGGAGAGGAAAGATGGTGGGGTAATCCTCTACTACGATGTTGTGGACCTTCCCATCATATACAAGATAGAGTTTACGGGCAACAGAAAGATAAAGTCTGAAGACTTGGAGAAGAAAATAGGCATAGAGACTGAGGTAGGCAAAATTGATGTGGAAGAGCTTACAAAGGGCTATACCTCCTCTCCTGCTATAGAGGAGAAGGTGGAGATCCAAAGAAAGCTCAAATTGGGAAGAGTGCTAAGCAGGGAGGAGATGGAATACATAAAGAGAAAAATTGTTGAAGCTTATGCCAAAGAAGGTTATCCTAATGTAAAGGTTGACTACGAGCTTGTTCCCAAAAAGGGAGCTTCCAAGATCGTTTACCATATCTTTGAGGGAAGTCCCGAGTATGTATCATCAATACATTTCAAAGGCAATAAAACCTTCCGAGCTGGTAAACTCCTTGACCACATGGAGACAAAACCGCCAAGCCTTCTGGCTCTCAGACTCCGTCCACCTTTCAGCGAAGATGTTTTGAAGGATGATATGACAAGACTTAGGGATTTTTACGTGTCAGAGGGCTTTCTTGATGCAAAGGTGTCCTATAAGATAGAAAAAAAAGATGCCAAGTACAGCATAGAGATAGACATAGATGAAGGCAAGAGGTACAAATTAGAGAGCCTGAAAATAGAAGGCAATACGCTTTTCTCTTACGACGAACTTGTTGGAGCATTCTTAAAGAAAAACAAAGGTGGATACTATAGGGAGGAGGTGATAGACCAAATCATCAGCAACATAAAGAGGCAGTATTCTACCATAGGCTTTTTAAATGTTTCTGTAGTTAAGGATGAAAAAATAGACAGTGAAGGGAAGAAGGTAAGCCTGACTCTTAAAGTGAACGAAGGAGAGCCTGTTTACATAGACAGGGTGCAAGTAAGGGGAAATTATGAGTCACGCGATTATGTGATAAGAAGGGAGATGAGGGTTCAAGAAGGGGAGCTTGCCAACGAAAGAGAGATAGAGCGTTCAAGAACAAGGATATTCAACCTTGGTTATTACGAAGATGTATCTATAGAACCTCTGCCGTCGGAGGGCAGAAGGTGGGACTTGGAGGTGAAAGTCAGGGAGAGATTTACCGGTCAGTTTTCTGTAGGTTTGGGCTACAACCAGGTCACAAAAGTGGCAGGCTTTGTCTCTGTGAGGAAAGGTAATTTCTTAGGTACGGGTGATATTGCGGGCATATCGGTCTCATATGGAAGCAATTACAAGGATAACTCTCTCTCTTATACAAAAAAGTGGTTTCTCAACAAACCTATGGACCTTACTGGGTCACTTTACGATAGGCGCATAGATTACACTACCTACACCGTATCCAGAACAGGGCTTGACTTTATTCTCTCTCGGGAGCTGGCGGAATTCTGGAGAGTAAGCGGTGGCTTTAGCATACAAAGGGTGAGATATTCCAACATATCCTCAGATGCATCAGCAGCAATAAGGCAGGAAGCTGGGACAAGGCAGTCAAGGAAGCTGCTTTTTGGCATAACAAGGGATACAAGAGACAACTACCTGTTTCCAACAAAGGGAGCTCTCACAGAGCTTAGCTATTCAGTGGCGGTTCCTGTTTTGGGAGGTACAGAAAGATTTAACAAAGTAACCTTATCCCACCAGATGTTTATGAAAGATACGCTCTTTGATACAGGGCTTATCTTATCCTTGAAGGGTGTAGTGGGAATGGCAGAGCCTTACGGTGGGAAAACCGTTCCCCTTGATGAGAGGTTCTTCGTGGGTGGTGATTTTACCATAAGGGGTTATAAATACGGTTATGCGGGACCTCTTGATCCCAATACTAATGACCCCATAGGCGCGAGCAGGGAGCTTATACTTTCCGCTGAGCTTAACTACCCAATATACAAGAATATTCTTTATGGCGCTGTTTTTTACGATACTGGCTTGGGTGCCAACAGCTGGAAGGACTTCAAACCCCAAAACTTCCGTGAAGGTTTTGGTGTAGGTATAAGGTTCATAACTCCCTTTGCTCCTATAAAGCTTGATTGGGCTTTCAAGACTAAAAAGGTACCAGGCGATACCTCAAGAAGCAAGCTCCACTTTGTGCTGGGGGTATTTTTCTGATGATACCGAGAGCTTTAACCATTGCAGGCTCTGATAGTGGTGGTGGTGCTGGTATTCAGGGGGATCTCAAGACTTTTACCGCTTTAGGTGTTTATGGTATGAGCGCCATAACATCCATAACTGTTCAAAACACCATCGGTGTCTTTGGAGTTTACGACCTTCCACCCGATGCCGTTTACAGTCAGATAAAGGTGGTGGTTGAGGATATAGGAGTTGATGCGGTAAAGACAGGTATGCTATCCTCTGAAGATATAGTAAAGGCTGTAGCAGAGGCTGTAAGAGAGTTTCGTCTAAGAAACCTGGTGGTGGACCCTGTGATGAGGGCAAAGTCAGGGGACCCGCTTCTAAAAGAGTCTGCAAGGAAGGCTCTCATGGAAGAGCTTTTACCTTTAGCTTTGATAGTAACACCTAACCTTCCGGAAGCTCAGGAGATGTGTGGGTTTAAGATAAACAGCTTGAAAGACATGGAGGAGGCGTGCCGAGTAATACACTCCTTGGGACCCAAGTATGTGGTGGTCAAAGGTGGACATCTTGAAGGAGATAAAAAGGTGGATGTGCTGTACGATGGTAAGAGCTTTTACCACTTGGAGGGCAAGCATGTGCTTACCAAGAATACGCACGGCACTGGTTGCACTTTCTCCTCAGCCATAACAGCCTTTCTGGCAAAGGGTGAGGACCCTATAGAGGCTATAAAAAGAGCAAAGGAGTATGTGCAAGGAGCAATAGAGCATGGTCTTCCTCTGGGGCACGGACACGGTCCCCTGAACCATATGTGGATGTTTTACAGCTTATAATGTTATCATGCGCACTGTGGATGTGAGTTCAAAGCCTCTTACTCTCAGGACTGCAAGAGCTTATGGTAGAATAAGGCTAAAGCCACAGACGCTCAAAGCCATCTTGGAAGGAAAAGTTCCCAAGGGGGATGTGCTTCAGGCAAGCAGATTGGCAGGCATAATGGGTGCAAAAAACACCTCCCAGCTCTTACCCTTCTGTCATCCTCTGGGCTTTCAGCATGTAGAGGTGGACCTCCAAGTAAGAGAGGACGGCATAGAAGCCTTTTCCTT
The DNA window shown above is from Hydrogenobacter thermophilus TK-6 and carries:
- a CDS encoding Mrp/NBP35 family ATP-binding protein, encoding MAVKDIMDALREASVDNTKLTELIKDIKLIGSSLEVVYRLPKKELEEEIRRKTYQALENLPDVKNVNIRFVEGVPEVPPAFGQPAFTRRRVEGVKHLIAVGSGKGGVGKSTVAANLAVALSKLGYQVGLLDADIYGPSIPTLFGVKGERVHVDERNRLIPIEKYGIKILSIGFLLPSEDTPVIWRGPMLMKALTQFLFDVNWGNLDYLVLDLPPGTGDVQLTLAQNVDMTGAIVVTTPQDVALADVKKATAMFKEVNVPVLGVIENMAYFICPESGNKYYVFGKGKVLEFVRAYQLQVLGSIPMDPQVAETSDTGMPITLTNPESEVSKAFYAIAKLVSERILRR
- the folK gene encoding 2-amino-4-hydroxy-6-hydroxymethyldihydropteridine diphosphokinase; translated protein: MREKCMPVCYISFGSNWGDRVQNILKAISLVANLGNLEAVSTVYESLPWGIENQPPFLNGVLKLNTNLGPIRLLKELKEIERYIGRKERYRWGPREIDLDILLYDGYILMLSFLRIPHPYMLERDFVLFPLLELDENLIHPTLGQPIKLFAQSLKNNLKPYACITSYFLHTAPNSRV
- a CDS encoding cysteine desulfurase family protein, whose product is MFIKKVGQRVVYLDHIATTPVAQEVLEAMLPYFREHFGNPTSLHSFGQVTKKAINSAREKIATLINANSPEEIVFTSGGIEANNLAIKGIAEAYEKKGRHIVSTEIEHHSVLHPLKTLERKGWEVTYLKPDRYGLIHPDQVSEAVRTDTVLVSIGHSNREIGTVQDIKSLVQAAKSKNPKVIFHTDAAPTLGHYPVDVKDWGVDAASFTAHLMYGPKGVGALWTRKGVKIRPLIEGGTQERGVRAGTENVPGIVGFGAAAELTMKELQDRMTRLSHYRDKLRKALEERLDYIEFTGHPTQRLPHHLSLIVHLIEGEAMLLRLDLMGIETASGSACVSLALKQSHVLFAVGVPKEVANGSLVFSFGRDNTEEDVDYVIEEFPKIIKLLRQISPFTPENWEQYVKSKK
- a CDS encoding NADH-quinone oxidoreductase subunit B family protein; its protein translation is MFFLLKRSFRVKTEDLKVKHKKVISLFIREVDTGSCNACEIEVANLNNPYYDVERFGIKFVASPKHADVLLITGCVTRNMLIPMIKAYENAPAPKFVLTVGDCTAECPYFKDSYAVEGPVSKHLPVHVHVPGCPPEPAQVIEGLLKLSHFADKDL
- a CDS encoding NADH-quinone oxidoreductase subunit C, translated to MYLEEEISETEIYGKVESIIKKGGYLLSIVCSDERALGEDFVIRYFFREEGIKVLKLCVGTKFPSITSLCPAAKNYEREIRDMFGLVPEGHPDSRSLMLYPENWDPSIHPLRKDYDGKKPEFKKYGIYRYKEVFGEGINKVLVGPIHAGIIEPGHFRFSLAGEAILQLEIRHFWKHRGVEKVCEGKNPEEALRIVSRISGDNAVNISLAYLNAVETLLGIKLSQRVSYLRCVLAELERIWNHVRDLGWLFMDIGFPLPAQHLFSIQEQLMRLNKVITGHRFMFDAFSIGGVNVKIEDEEKRLIDKMLTLVEKETKEVERFAIETPSVRDRFETTGRIFRKTAMELSLCGVCARASGLKRDTRVELPYLAYKDFDVNVPISEQGDVMARFMIRVEEIYQSVNLIRGFLENLPNDNAEKQNLLFPYSWSVGNAETPRGNAFFFVMLDEKGNIYRLKYTDPSFRNWPAIQYAVLGDIIADFPLVNKSMNLSYSGNDL